Proteins encoded by one window of Emticicia oligotrophica DSM 17448:
- a CDS encoding 4-hydroxy-3-methylbut-2-enyl diphosphate reductase: protein MKSFVIPEIYKSNIIGKIKEARRSKDKLKKDFTPTVLDFGTIKFLIARHFGFCYGVENAVEIAYKTIRENPDKRIFFLSEMIHNPDVNADLLSQGVKFLMDTKGNQLIDWSELKPEDAVVVPAFGTTIEIQQQLTSLGIDPYKYDTTCPFVEKVWNRAGQIGERGYSIVVHGKPKHEETRATFSHSKQNAPTVVVNDMKEAEKLAKYITRELPKEQFYEDFAGQYSEGFDPEKDLDRIGVVNQTTMLASDTQSIADFLKQVITKYHNAQPNEVERYFANTRDTLCYATNDNQEATYALLENQADLAVVVGGYNSSNTSHLVELCEEKLPTYFIQSHESILDKNLVKRYNLHKKQEITDDFLPEKPQLTVMLTCGASCPDAVMEAVLLKILSFFNTEKEIDELLLTL, encoded by the coding sequence ATGAAATCATTCGTTATTCCAGAAATTTATAAAAGTAATATCATCGGCAAAATCAAAGAAGCTCGTCGGAGTAAAGATAAGTTAAAAAAAGATTTTACGCCTACGGTGCTAGATTTTGGCACTATTAAGTTTTTAATAGCCCGCCATTTTGGTTTTTGTTATGGTGTAGAGAATGCCGTTGAGATTGCTTACAAAACTATCAGAGAAAATCCTGATAAAAGAATTTTCTTTCTGAGTGAAATGATTCATAATCCTGATGTTAATGCAGATTTGCTTTCTCAAGGCGTTAAGTTTTTGATGGATACCAAGGGAAATCAACTGATTGATTGGAGTGAGCTTAAACCTGAAGATGCGGTAGTAGTGCCAGCTTTTGGAACAACCATTGAAATTCAGCAGCAACTGACTTCTTTAGGAATTGACCCTTACAAATATGATACAACATGCCCTTTTGTAGAGAAAGTTTGGAATAGGGCTGGGCAAATTGGCGAACGTGGCTACAGCATTGTAGTTCATGGAAAACCTAAGCACGAAGAAACTCGTGCGACGTTTTCGCATAGTAAGCAAAATGCCCCGACTGTGGTGGTTAATGATATGAAAGAAGCCGAGAAATTGGCTAAATATATTACACGAGAGTTGCCCAAAGAACAATTTTATGAAGATTTTGCTGGACAATACTCTGAAGGCTTTGACCCCGAAAAAGATCTAGACCGAATTGGTGTTGTGAATCAAACTACCATGTTGGCTTCGGATACACAGAGTATTGCCGATTTCTTGAAACAAGTAATTACAAAGTATCACAACGCCCAGCCAAATGAAGTAGAAAGATATTTTGCCAATACTCGTGATACACTTTGTTATGCTACCAATGATAACCAAGAAGCTACTTATGCTTTGCTTGAAAATCAGGCTGATTTAGCTGTTGTTGTAGGCGGATATAATAGTTCAAACACTTCTCACTTAGTTGAGCTTTGCGAAGAAAAACTACCCACCTATTTTATTCAATCCCATGAGAGTATTTTAGATAAAAACCTAGTAAAACGCTATAATTTGCATAAAAAACAAGAAATAACGGATGATTTCCTTCCTGAAAAACCACAGCTTACAGTTATGCTTACCTGCGGAGCCTCTTGCCCAGACGCAGTTATGGAAGCAGTTTTATTGAAGATTTTATCTTTTTTTAACACAGAAAAAGAAATAGACGAACTCCTATTAACGTTATAA
- the upp gene encoding uracil phosphoribosyltransferase, whose translation MFVLTENNSVANHFLSELRDQQIQLDSMRFRRNLERLGEIFAYEISKTLSFQKTEVSTQLGVKKTYKLSQEVVLVTILRAGLPLHQGLLNYFDKAENAFIGAYRGKHDDKEAFEIEMDYITSPDIHDKVLIISDPMLATGKSIEKAYHAMLRYGIPAKTHIVSAIASQRGVRFIQARLPQCRLWVGDVDDEMNSKSYIVPGLGDAGDLAFGGKV comes from the coding sequence ATGTTTGTTTTAACCGAAAACAACTCCGTAGCCAATCACTTCTTATCAGAATTGAGAGACCAACAAATTCAACTAGATTCGATGCGTTTTCGACGAAATTTAGAACGTTTGGGAGAGATTTTTGCCTACGAAATCTCTAAAACATTAAGTTTTCAGAAAACAGAGGTATCAACGCAATTAGGAGTAAAAAAAACTTATAAACTTTCACAGGAAGTGGTATTGGTTACGATTCTCCGTGCAGGTTTGCCCTTACATCAAGGTTTATTGAATTATTTCGATAAAGCTGAAAATGCCTTTATCGGGGCTTATCGGGGTAAACATGATGATAAAGAAGCTTTTGAAATTGAAATGGATTACATTACGAGTCCTGACATTCATGATAAAGTATTGATTATCAGTGACCCCATGCTAGCAACTGGAAAATCAATCGAAAAAGCATATCATGCAATGCTTCGTTATGGGATTCCGGCTAAAACTCATATTGTTTCGGCAATAGCTAGCCAACGTGGTGTGCGTTTTATTCAAGCCCGATTACCACAGTGTCGTTTGTGGGTAGGTGATGTTGACGACGAAATGAACTCAAAATCTTATATTGTTCCGGGTCTAGGAGATGCTGGTGATTTAGCGTTTGGGGGAAAAGTATAA
- a CDS encoding capsule assembly Wzi family protein has translation MGLCFIKYLKLQADKLTTNHLPNAIYITLILIFFDFRANFAQSTFTPLNEDFNNLIERYEIKSGSLLNLHSNIKPVRRKDLVKLSSDLVNDEKVKLSKIDLFNLKYLQNDSWEWLNEEQLPQSNSKKTLWKHFFHKKSDFYSFHDKETDFHISPIFQFGASKDNQTKDTPYTNTRGIEIRGTLNKKLGFYSMFTENQILYPEYVREYNRSFRANPYEGFTKVPNADSSRYLADFFSARGYITFQALKSVQLQFGHDKNFIGSGIRSMILSDFSAPYLHLKILTNVGRFQYMNLFAQMINKQIPVAVDNTDILPPKYFSLHHLSINITKNLNLGFFESIVFGKRQVGFDINYLNPIIFLRFVEGHLGSTDNSIAGANFKYNFKRQFSIYGQFVLDEFNIKYFEKNGWWAKKYATQIGAKYIDVLGVKNLDLQAEYNLARPYMYSHYSTYSNYVNYNLPLAHPLGANFKEFLLVARYQPIERLNFNFTSMLSKQGKDSNIINWGGDILRSYMVARPYDFGNTIGQGSLVNTRFFQFSTSYMIAHNLFADLRVQNRNINLAGDINDKKNMIFSLGLRWNTYQRQLLF, from the coding sequence ATGGGATTGTGTTTTATAAAATACCTAAAACTTCAAGCGGATAAGCTCACTACTAACCACCTGCCAAATGCTATATACATTACCCTAATCTTAATTTTCTTTGACTTCAGAGCAAATTTTGCCCAAAGTACCTTCACTCCACTTAACGAAGATTTTAATAATCTCATCGAACGATATGAAATTAAAAGTGGGAGTTTGCTAAATCTCCACTCAAATATCAAACCTGTGAGGAGAAAAGATTTAGTTAAACTAAGTTCAGATTTAGTCAATGATGAAAAAGTAAAGCTTTCAAAAATAGACTTATTTAATTTAAAATACCTTCAAAATGATAGCTGGGAATGGTTGAATGAAGAACAGCTACCTCAAAGCAATAGCAAGAAAACACTTTGGAAACATTTCTTTCATAAAAAATCTGACTTTTACAGTTTTCATGATAAAGAAACCGATTTTCATATTAGTCCAATTTTTCAATTTGGAGCCAGCAAAGATAATCAAACTAAAGATACGCCCTACACTAATACACGTGGCATTGAAATTCGTGGTACATTGAATAAAAAACTGGGATTTTATTCGATGTTTACTGAAAATCAAATATTATACCCTGAATATGTAAGGGAATATAACCGTTCATTTAGAGCAAATCCTTATGAGGGCTTTACCAAAGTTCCCAATGCAGATTCAAGTAGATATTTGGCCGATTTCTTTTCAGCAAGAGGTTATATTACTTTCCAAGCCCTAAAAAGTGTGCAACTTCAATTCGGGCATGATAAAAACTTTATCGGCTCTGGTATTCGTTCGATGATTCTTTCAGATTTTTCAGCCCCGTACCTGCATCTAAAGATTCTCACGAATGTCGGACGCTTTCAGTACATGAATTTGTTTGCACAAATGATTAATAAACAGATTCCTGTAGCAGTCGATAATACCGATATACTACCGCCTAAATATTTTTCGCTTCATCATCTAAGTATTAATATCACTAAAAACCTCAATCTTGGCTTTTTTGAAAGTATTGTTTTCGGGAAACGACAAGTTGGTTTTGATATTAATTATCTTAATCCAATTATTTTTCTGCGATTCGTTGAAGGGCATCTAGGAAGTACGGATAACTCTATTGCGGGGGCAAATTTTAAATATAACTTCAAACGCCAATTTTCGATTTATGGGCAATTTGTATTAGACGAGTTTAATATAAAATATTTCGAAAAAAATGGTTGGTGGGCTAAAAAATACGCTACTCAAATTGGAGCCAAATACATTGATGTTTTAGGAGTAAAGAACCTAGACCTACAAGCAGAATATAACTTAGCTCGCCCGTATATGTATAGTCATTATTCGACTTACAGTAATTATGTAAACTATAATTTGCCATTGGCTCATCCTTTAGGTGCTAATTTTAAAGAATTTCTATTAGTAGCACGCTATCAGCCAATTGAAAGGTTGAATTTTAATTTTACATCTATGCTTAGTAAACAAGGCAAAGATTCAAACATAATTAATTGGGGCGGTGATATTTTACGAAGCTATATGGTTGCACGACCATATGATTTTGGGAATACGATTGGACAGGGCTCCCTTGTCAATACTCGATTTTTTCAATTTTCTACTTCCTACATGATTGCACATAATTTATTTGCAGATTTAAGGGTACAAAATAGAAATATCAATCTAGCAGGAGATATAAATGATAAAAAAAATATGATTTTTTCACTAGGTTTGCGTTGGAACACCTACCAGCGACAACTATTATTTTGA
- the glmM gene encoding phosphoglucosamine mutase produces MTLIKSISGIRGTIGGKSGDSLTPLDVVKFTAAYGSWLKNKNAEKPLRVVIGRDARLSGKMVSDLVSATLVGMGFHVIDLGLSTTPTVEIAVPLENALGGIILTASHNPIQWNALKLLNDKGEFISGSDGEELLAIAENDSAEYADVKSLGKVETNDTYLKKHIELILALPMVNKDAIAKANFKICVDAVNSSGGIAVPMLLEALGVKEIKKINCEPTGVFAHNPEPLPENLREISSELHKGNYDLGIVVDPDVDRLAFINEDGEPFGEEYTLVAVADYILQNANIKEGLTTVSNLSSTLALKDVTQKAGGTYHSAAVGEVNVVTKMKEVGAIIGGEGNGGIIYPEFHYGRDALVGIALFLSHLAKFNKPIGFLRNTYPNYHIAKKKVELTPDLNVDGILDEIKSKYERYPINVEDGIKINFEKEWVHLRKSNTEPIIRIYAESEFETTASNLADKIIQDIKELISL; encoded by the coding sequence GTGACGCTTATTAAATCAATCTCAGGTATTCGAGGGACTATTGGTGGAAAAAGTGGTGATTCGTTGACCCCCTTAGATGTCGTGAAATTTACCGCTGCTTATGGTTCTTGGCTAAAAAATAAAAATGCCGAAAAACCACTACGCGTTGTAATTGGACGAGACGCCCGTTTATCAGGAAAAATGGTGTCTGATTTGGTTTCAGCAACCCTTGTCGGCATGGGATTTCATGTTATTGACCTTGGCCTATCTACAACACCAACCGTTGAAATTGCTGTTCCTCTTGAAAATGCCTTAGGTGGAATTATTCTTACGGCAAGTCATAACCCTATTCAGTGGAATGCTCTCAAATTACTCAATGATAAAGGAGAATTTATTTCAGGCTCTGACGGCGAAGAACTCCTAGCCATTGCAGAAAATGATAGTGCAGAATATGCCGATGTGAAAAGTTTGGGAAAAGTTGAAACAAACGATACCTATCTAAAAAAACATATCGAGTTGATTTTGGCTTTACCAATGGTCAATAAAGACGCGATTGCCAAGGCCAATTTCAAGATTTGTGTTGATGCAGTCAACTCTTCTGGTGGGATAGCGGTTCCGATGTTGCTAGAAGCTTTAGGTGTAAAAGAAATTAAGAAAATTAATTGCGAACCAACGGGCGTATTTGCTCATAATCCTGAACCTCTTCCCGAAAATCTAAGAGAGATTTCAAGTGAATTACATAAAGGAAATTATGATTTAGGAATAGTTGTAGACCCAGATGTTGACCGCCTTGCGTTTATCAATGAAGATGGAGAACCATTTGGTGAAGAATATACTTTAGTGGCCGTAGCCGATTATATTCTACAAAATGCAAACATTAAAGAAGGCTTAACCACAGTTTCAAACTTATCTTCAACCCTTGCACTGAAAGATGTAACCCAAAAAGCGGGTGGCACCTATCATTCTGCCGCAGTAGGAGAAGTAAATGTGGTAACCAAAATGAAAGAAGTAGGTGCGATAATCGGAGGAGAAGGAAATGGGGGCATCATTTACCCTGAGTTCCATTATGGTCGAGATGCTTTGGTAGGTATTGCCTTATTTTTAAGCCATTTAGCGAAGTTTAACAAGCCTATTGGTTTCTTACGTAACACTTATCCGAATTACCATATTGCCAAAAAGAAAGTCGAACTTACCCCTGATTTAAACGTTGATGGCATTTTAGATGAAATAAAGAGCAAATATGAGCGTTATCCTATAAATGTAGAAGATGGTATAAAAATTAATTTTGAGAAAGAATGGGTGCATTTACGTAAATCAAATACAGAGCCTATTATCAGAATTTACGCGGAGTCAGAGTTTGAAACCACAGCATCCAATCTTGCTGATAAAATTATTCAAGATATTAAAGAATTAATCTCGCTTTAA
- a CDS encoding 3-coathanger stack domain-containing protein → MHVYSQGFPTNLEWQKCYGWNDYNGDEGLKVIPTPDGNFTSIGKRSLNGLEMVWASKMNPTGSLIWETTISDNSAYTGFRAQDILPNQDGSFILVAKINNYSSLRFNNTNALNVVSAPNKGNVDVLVTKLDADGKMVWFKTFGGDGEDVPLKVLPSNDGGYIVLSYTGSGNGDISGSGKNNNGFNQDLWLLKLDSNGGLVSKKCIGGSGDEVAFDMKKGNDGHYIIVGTSTSNDADLGPNKGGKDVLVVKINDSLDVIWKKTFGGSQKDEPHRVLAQPNGDIIVGLISNSFDNDFQFDKSDIFPYNYEENIWLMKLNTNGDIQNKKVFGGSGRDILNELLATRDGNFAIGGSTKSNNGDIKDRNRIASNNNGAYDVFIMKVTSNFDFLWSKTLGGSADDEGNGLLETIDGAYVCIGTTQSNDGDVSGNHFSSQNNRDIWLLKINYSCENNITTNRDLIAVNTDIIASETITTSDRISNKSNIRYGASKSIDILPDFNSEYGDVVEFNLDGCKQANSLNINPIQIKVNNECREGGMKFKFMPFTPNSNLQEYSISVENLDPKIEFSFSGNTLITKNNLPNNGNAYFLVKVSKPGYGDFEYQSYTSTCEHDNAPIDCPENERDVILDKEYYNKGDVFTATWTGTLLPTQDLSWFNENIEVVSKSGNTLIGKILDFPAHIQAQPAPLPNGERPCHGSTRVEFRAKR, encoded by the coding sequence ATGCACGTGTACAGTCAAGGCTTCCCAACTAACCTTGAATGGCAGAAATGTTATGGATGGAATGATTATAACGGAGATGAAGGGTTAAAAGTTATTCCAACGCCTGATGGAAACTTCACTTCTATTGGTAAGCGAAGCCTAAATGGGCTAGAAATGGTATGGGCATCTAAAATGAATCCAACAGGAAGTTTAATTTGGGAAACAACTATTTCTGACAATTCCGCCTATACTGGTTTCAGAGCTCAGGATATTCTACCTAATCAAGATGGGAGTTTTATATTAGTAGCAAAGATAAATAACTATTCAAGTCTAAGATTCAATAATACCAATGCACTAAATGTTGTCTCAGCACCAAATAAAGGTAATGTTGATGTATTAGTAACAAAGCTTGATGCTGATGGTAAGATGGTTTGGTTCAAAACTTTTGGTGGAGATGGAGAAGATGTACCTTTAAAAGTTCTTCCAAGTAATGATGGGGGTTATATAGTATTATCTTACACTGGTTCAGGTAATGGTGATATAAGTGGTTCTGGGAAAAACAACAATGGTTTTAATCAAGATTTATGGTTGCTTAAACTTGATTCAAACGGTGGATTAGTTTCAAAGAAGTGTATCGGAGGTAGTGGAGACGAAGTTGCTTTTGATATGAAAAAAGGTAATGATGGTCATTATATAATTGTTGGTACAAGTACGTCAAATGATGCTGATTTAGGCCCTAATAAAGGAGGAAAAGATGTTTTAGTGGTCAAAATTAATGATTCTTTGGACGTAATTTGGAAGAAAACCTTCGGTGGTTCTCAAAAAGATGAACCTCATAGGGTTTTAGCCCAACCCAATGGAGATATCATAGTTGGATTAATCTCAAATTCCTTCGATAATGATTTCCAATTCGATAAAAGTGATATTTTCCCGTATAACTACGAAGAAAATATTTGGTTGATGAAACTAAATACAAACGGTGATATACAAAATAAGAAAGTATTTGGAGGTTCAGGACGTGATATTTTAAACGAACTACTGGCTACTCGTGATGGAAATTTCGCAATTGGAGGTTCAACTAAATCTAATAATGGCGATATTAAAGACCGAAATAGAATTGCAAGCAATAACAATGGTGCTTATGATGTATTCATTATGAAAGTTACTAGCAATTTTGATTTCCTTTGGTCAAAAACCTTAGGAGGCTCAGCCGATGATGAAGGAAACGGTCTTTTAGAAACTATTGATGGGGCCTATGTCTGTATTGGCACAACTCAATCAAATGATGGTGATGTATCAGGTAATCATTTTAGTTCACAAAACAATAGAGATATTTGGTTACTCAAAATTAACTATAGTTGCGAAAATAATATTACTACGAATAGAGACTTAATAGCGGTAAATACTGATATAATTGCGTCAGAAACGATTACGACTTCTGATAGGATTTCAAATAAATCTAATATTCGTTATGGTGCAAGCAAGAGCATTGATATTTTACCAGATTTTAATTCTGAATACGGAGATGTGGTAGAATTTAATCTTGATGGTTGTAAACAAGCTAATTCTCTCAATATTAATCCGATTCAAATAAAGGTAAACAATGAGTGTCGTGAAGGAGGAATGAAGTTTAAATTCATGCCATTTACGCCTAATTCAAACTTACAGGAATATTCGATTTCGGTTGAAAATCTCGACCCAAAAATTGAGTTTAGTTTTAGCGGAAATACACTCATCACAAAAAATAATCTGCCTAATAATGGAAATGCTTATTTTTTAGTTAAAGTCTCTAAACCCGGTTATGGCGATTTTGAATACCAAAGCTATACCAGTACATGTGAGCACGATAACGCTCCAATCGACTGCCCTGAAAATGAGCGTGATGTGATTCTCGATAAAGAATATTACAACAAAGGCGATGTTTTTACTGCTACTTGGACTGGAACCTTACTCCCAACGCAAGATTTATCTTGGTTCAATGAAAATATTGAAGTGGTCTCAAAGTCTGGGAATACATTAATTGGTAAAATTCTTGATTTTCCTGCTCATATTCAAGCACAACCTGCCCCATTACCTAATGGAGAAAGACCATGCCATGGTTCGACGAGAGTTGAGTTTAGAGCTAAACGATAA
- a CDS encoding DUF4230 domain-containing protein → MRYIRVLLIIGIIVFSIFLWEKFKNINPFAVKDIQTTHNMVLKEMSVLGKLELANFAFRDIVEQELVREYLPNPKAILIVQGEAIGCIDLTKIKPDDIATNGDTLIVHLPDPELCSYKIDHHKSKIYDTEYAFMNEQSLMNEAYSRAESKIKESALEMGILDQTKKNAELVLKPLLENISGKKVVLQYRMKATLSRPK, encoded by the coding sequence ATGAGATATATACGTGTTTTATTAATCATTGGAATTATTGTCTTTTCAATTTTTTTATGGGAGAAATTTAAAAACATAAATCCTTTTGCGGTAAAAGATATACAAACAACCCATAATATGGTGTTGAAGGAAATGTCTGTTCTAGGCAAGCTAGAATTAGCTAATTTTGCCTTTAGAGATATTGTAGAACAAGAATTAGTTAGAGAATACCTTCCTAATCCTAAAGCCATTTTGATTGTACAGGGTGAAGCGATTGGGTGTATTGATTTGACCAAAATTAAGCCTGATGATATCGCAACTAATGGCGATACGCTTATCGTTCATTTGCCAGACCCAGAGCTTTGTAGCTATAAAATTGACCACCATAAATCAAAAATTTATGATACTGAGTATGCTTTTATGAATGAGCAGTCATTAATGAATGAAGCTTACTCAAGAGCCGAAAGCAAGATTAAAGAATCGGCTCTTGAGATGGGAATATTAGACCAAACTAAGAAAAATGCAGAGTTGGTTTTGAAGCCATTACTCGAAAATATTTCAGGCAAAAAAGTAGTACTGCAATATCGCATGAAAGCCACATTAAGCAGACCGAAATAA